Below is a genomic region from Neovison vison isolate M4711 chromosome 9, ASM_NN_V1, whole genome shotgun sequence.
ATGAAAAGGACAGTTGAGCTTTGTGCCTGTGGGTTCCTGCCCCAGCAGTGCTATAAGACATTGGGTCCGAAGTGCCTCGCAGTGGGCAGCTAGGTTCCTCAGCTACAAAATaaaggggatggggtggctgtGAGTACTGAGAAGATCTGTAGAAAGCCTGGAGCTCTGCGCATAGGAGACATTGAGTAAGTAGGAACAGGTAACAGCAgtagaaggaacagagagaacgCTGGATTTGGAAACTGGGTTCAAGTGAGGCTCCACCCCAGATTTCTCAGGTGACCTTGAGCAGCCCCTTCCCTTGCTGCCACCAGATAAACACTCCTGGCTTTGCTGGCATTCTGGTGTCTCTGTCCTTGcgctgccacctcctcccctgGGACACAGAGGTGCTTGCTGCCAGCCTGTTCCagagcttcccctccccccaccagcctgCCCCTACACAATGGGCTTCGCTGGGCAGAAGGGCAGGAGCACTGGGGCTgccacacaccacaccacacacacaacacacacctcacacacatacacacccatgccgcacacatcacacacacacacttcactcTCACACCACATAGCCCATGCATGCGTGCTCTGGCACCCACACACTCCACACACATAAGAGAAGTATGATTATAGGAGCTGCTCGTCTCTTCTCTGGGTCATCCTTCCCCACTATCCTATCCCAGCTACCCCATACCCATCTTTCAGCAGATGCTCCTGCTTCTCTGAGACAATGGACCATCTGGCGTAACATGctcatctcccttctcccccagacaGGCAGACACACAGCAGTTATCCGCATCCCTGAACatctttcccagcaccattgctGCATCCACACACCACCACCTGGGCCTGACCCCACCCCCCAGACCCCCTTCCTGAATTCTGCCTTCCAGGCCCATCCTGGGGAGCCCTCTGTGGGTCTTTTCCTTGCTGCCGTACTGttagtgtctccctctctaatccTCCTTGCTCAACACATGTTCAACCTCCCTCCTATtcctaaaaataataatcaccGTTGCCTCAGTGTGGTGCCATTCTGGCCAAAATACATGGCTCCTTTTCCCTTCAAATTATCTTCAACAATAACCTCTCCTTCCTCAGCTCCCATTGATCCAACTGCCcctgcacacatgcacgcacccTAAACACACCACTGTAGGGCCACTCCCTTCACTCCACTCAAACTTTCTCACCAAGGTCACTGTCAACTCTCTTGCAAAATCCAAGGTCTCAGCTCTGTGCTCACCATctccagctcccccacccccgaagCTTTCAACCAGCTGACTTGTCCTCTCTGAAAACCACTTTCTCCCTTGcaaggttgccagataaaatatagaaCACCAGTTAAAATAGACTCTCAGATAGACAACAAATAAtgttttagtataagtatgtcccaaatattgcatgggacatacttatactaaatactggttggttggttggttggttggttggttttttctaTCTGAAATCAAAATAACTAGATgtcctgcatttttatttgctaaatctggcaaccctactccctgcttctctgtcccATGTGCTCCTTCCTACCCCTTCTTCAGCTGCTCCTCCTCAGCCCCCACCTTAGGTCAGCCTGCTCCAGGGTGCTGGCCTTGCCTACCTTCCCTTCTCAAGCTCCTTAATCTCTGGGACAGCTTCTCCCACACCGTTAAGCCCAGCTCCACTCACGGCTGGCCTTGCCCAGAGTCATGAAAGAACTTTTCTCTAGCTCCTTTGTAGCAACAGCAGATTGCAGTGTTGGTGGGGAGGTGTACATATGTGTGCTTGGAAAGACTACCTGCCCAGCGCAAGGAGCAAGGCTGCCTCTTTGTTGCCTTCATCATCTATTGCCCAGAAACATGCTGGCCAGATGTGGCAAGAAGCGCTTCCCTTGGGAGCTGGCTGTTGTCCAGCCTCATTTCCTTCCACTGAGCTGcctactccctgcccccacaTGTTCTATGAATCACCATTTGAGCTGCTGCCTCTGGAACACCCTTTCCCAAACTCTCCCTGTTGAAGTGCCCTCTTTTCTTCAGGTCTAGCTCAAAAGCCACCTCCTCCCAGTTTCCCCTGGatctcccacctccccctcccttgAACACCTGAGTATGTTATCTGCAGCCTTGTCCATGTCACTAAATTAGGAGTTCACCAAGTGCTGGGACCGTATCTGGTTGACTCCCATGTTCCCTAGGCAGAACCTGGTACACAGTCAGTGCTCGGCCAGTGTGTATTGAATAGAGAAGTGAATGACTAAATTCATTGAGAAATGAATGACTAAATTCACTGAGAAAAAGTgacagaatgaatgaacaaatgcttgagtaaggaaggaaggaagacttaTTGAGCAGATGgagtggatggaaggatggatagatggatggatgggagggagaatggatgagtggatggatgggagggagaataggtaggtgggtgggtggatgagtAGGTGAATGGGTTGATGGTTAAGTGGGTAAATGGGAgcaggtgggtggatggatgtatggatgaatgggtaagtaagtggatggatggatggatggatgggtggatggtagGTAAGTGGGTGGATTAGCAAGTGAACAAGTGAGGAAAACTCAGGGCTTGACAGACTGCCCATTGCCTGAAGAGTGAGGTCAAGCTCCCcaccatttctttgttttcagtcACGTGATTCCAGCCTGCAGACCTTCCTTTCACTGACCCAGAGAGGTTGTGACCATGCAGCACAGGGACAGAGCTCCAGGCCTGGGTCCTGATACTTGGGTCCAGCTGAAAGGCACCTGACCTGGACCAGAGCTGACTTTGCTCACCCCACCCTGCACTTCTATCTCTGCCCATCTGGAGCTTCCATGCCCAGGTTATTTCTTTGTGTCTAGATATGCTCGCCTACCTCTGATATCTGGGCACCTCTGAGAACAGGCCCCTGCTGAGTTCTGAGAAAGGCACCACCCAGGACCCCTTCAAGGAAGGACTTCAGGGTCAGCCTCAACCACAGAGTTGCTTTGCCGAGGTCAAAACTTGGGGGACAGGAATGGGGGTGGGCAGCGCTCAGAGACCGAGCAAAGGCAGAAGGTGTGTATTAAGGGCCTGCATTATAATTTGACTTTTTCCTCTATCTAGTCCTGCTTTCTCCACCCTCCCCTCACAGATGTTGACTCCTATAAACATCTTATACCCCAAGCTTTGTCTCAGTTTTCATTTGTGGGGAATGCAATCTGCAACAGTTCCTTTCCACGTGCATCTACGAAGGCCCTGTTTGGGGTCCGGAGTGACCAAGATAAGCTCCCAAGAACTCCTATTCCTGAGCtgtgcctctcccttccccatatTCCCCTATTCCATCCCTCTCTGCcagcctgacactccccctgcctCCTTTCCCCCACTATACCTCTGCAGCCCCAAGCCTCTCTCTGAGAGTCCCTCCTGTGGCCAAGATGGCCTGTCTAGGTACCTTAGAGCCCAGACCCTTATCAGGGTCAGTTTTGCCACCCTCAAAGAGTCCTAGGAGAGCCATCCATTCAGGGCTGAATGGAGACATATGAGCCAGGAGACCCAGAAGTTTGCACCCCTCAAACTGCACTCTAAATATAGCACAGCATTTATTTCCcagtactggaaaaaaaaaaaaagcagattttctGTTAATAAAAACTGAACATTTCTTTATTCGTAATGAAAACAAGAGCTTTGTTACAGGTTCTTTTGATGTAACATAACATTTTAACTTATTTGGGATTATCTTTCAGTTCATGATTTTTCTATCATTCCTAATGACGCAAGTCATTCACATTCTCTAAGAGCACAAGTGACCTATAAGAAGACAGTAATATAGTCTCATTCAAAATATGTTTCAAAGTCTTCTTTCTGGCTTTCCTGTTAATCAAACAGCTTGTACTTTCTGTGaccatgtttttttctcttctgtttcattttgtagttttcaacaCTGGTTCTTGAGAAACCTATATAAGGATATAcattttcaattataaaataaattgttcGTTCCCAAGGAAGCAGTCCTTTGGTTGCAGAATTGCAGGTCTAATTTCAGACAATCGGCAGGGGACAGGCCTCAGGGCTGAGTTCTGTGCGTTGTGCCCTGGCAAGGAACCAAACAACTCCCTCAGCAgagcatataaaaatgtaaaaatatccaCTCGAGGGCACTCTTTCTTCTGGTGGCAACAGAACCAGTTTCACCAGTATGCTGGGGTAACCTGAGTGAACTAGCCCTCTGTTCCTGATAAACTCCAGTCATACCCTCATTAGTCCGTAGAGCTGGCCCCCGTGCAATCTGACCCAGTCACTCACTCTTCAGGCctcccctaggccccatcctgtGGGCAGGATCCAGCTGAATTCTCAGGGGTCGGAGTTGAATTCCACCTGGTCCTGGCCCTGCAGATCTACCAGGCTGGTGGGCACAGCAAGCTGGGATGGGATGACACTGGGAGTTTGACGAATACAACAGGCAGGGAAGGCCAGGAAGGCCAGACTTGGGAGCAGTGGGACAGCAGGAAGGCTTGCTGGTGGGTGAATGGGTCAGTGGGTCTCACCCACCAGCAGAATAAATCCTAGGAACTGAGAGGCCTCACATGAAGGTCCAGAAGTCCCGGGCACCTACCGCCGCTGCAGGCTGGGCATGGCGACCCGGGCCTGTGAAGAGAGAAGCCTCCTGGCGAAACGTGGCCACCGTGAAGCTGTGGCCAGGGACCCCCTGAGGATCCTGGGCCCTCGAGTCACAGCTGAAACAGCACAGGAGGCAGGTGATGGCTACGGTGACCACAAACAGCACCGCCACCACTCCAATCACTGCTGTTTCCATGGCCGTGCAGCAGCTGACCGGCTGAGCAACCAGGGGTGTGTCTTAAGAGTCTTAGCTCCCCATCCGCACCAGGGGGTTCTGGGTGGTAGCAGGCACCCAGCTCTTCCAGCCCCGCTCCTTGTGGGCTCATAGGCAGATGCCGGTCAGAGGCCCTGCAACATGGCCCCACTAGGCCGTTGGGCGCTCCGCATTGCACCAGTCAGACCTCAGTGGGTCTCTGTTACTGTTCTCTAAGCCTTTGGCCAGGATCCCAAGTGCCGCGGTCAACTCCAGTGCCAGCTCCTGGAAGAAGAGCTAATCCTGAAAGATGTGAGCTCAAGACTCCCCGAACTTGGAGGGGCTGAGCAAAAGGGAGCGGAAGACTTTGCTCAGAAAGAACCTTGCCGACCCGGCCCTCCGGTGCCGCCTACCCATTTCAAGAGAGTTTGTCTGCtcagacaaaaaacaaaatactccccctcctggggctccaggatgaGCCTGGGCTCCTCCCCTGCAAGAACCTTGGGCCCGTCCTTGAGTAGGCCTATCTGCCGCCTCCTGAGCTCCTGGctcaggcaggaggcaggcaggcaggtggggaggagggcaacGTCAGCCCTGGGCAAGGTCGGGGTGAGAGGGCTGCACGGTCACCTTGAGGGCCACGGGGCCTTCGGCGGAGGCTGCAGTCCCTTCCTACATGGGACTGGAAGAGGGCTGTTTAGAGAGGGCGGGCTACGCTCCCCCTAGGACCTGACCCGCTCGAACGACTAACATCCGGGCTCCTTTGCCCCGCAGTTCCCGAGAAGCCCTCTTCTGCACGGCCTCCCCGCAGTCCTCCCCGCTCACTCGGCCTGCTGCCCACACTCAGGTGCTAGGACAACTTACCCCGGGCTTCCCCAAGTGACAGCGCTGGCTGTACGCGGTGCCATGGCCTTCTGACCCGGGGGCCACCCCACGGGCCACCCCACGGCACACTCATCCCTGGGTGCTACAGCCTTTGTCCTGCTTCCGACAAGGCTCCGGGATGTCTGACGAGCTGTGAGCACTTCCTGAATTCCTTCCTCCGATTGTGGATTGTGTGGGCCCCGGACCCGCACAGCTACCTCCGGCCCCCTCGGTGACTGCACTCAGCCCACCCCCACGCACACCCACGCCGGTCCTGCCCTGCGCAGTCGCAGTTGTGTTCTCCACTCAGCCCTTCCGGGTGAAGGGTGAGTCCGGCCCCGCCGCTGAGTCCGCCAGGAGAGCTGCGTCCTCTCCCTCATTCGCAGCTCTTCTACAGCTAACGCCCTGCCCTAGCCCCCTTCCAGAAAGGAGGCTCTACTCAAACTATGAGCAATAGGACAGAGAGAAACAATGCTTCCGGGTGCCAGACACAGCCAGGCATTAGCTCATTTAATGGTCCAGCAACGTTGGCAAGTGATATTGTCTACATTTCACAGACAAAATGCAAATAGTCAGAAGTTAAACCACCTGCCTGCAGCCTACTGCTGATTAGTCGTAGGGATAACAGGAACACCAAATGGCTGAAGGGGAggcttccctcctttccctcctagCTCAGTGCTCTTCCAGGGTACCACAGGGCCACGGAGCAATCACCTCTTTCTGCGGCTTTACTGATCGGAGTGCGAAGACTCAGAGAGGGCAAAGGGCcagcctgaggtcacacagcctggGTCTTTTGCAAGCTGTCCAAGGCCCCAGTGAATTTTCTTTAGTACCAGTTTTAGGGAGACGCTTAAGCACAGAATGAGTGACTACTGGGACTCCATGAAGCctgtcaaactctcactcttccttTTTCCAGGAAGAGCTCAGGGCTCTTCCTCTGTGTGAGCAGCGCTGGGCAAGCTGGGCCCGTGGCAGGAAGCTGGACACCTCGAATTGTTGCTATTAACTGGGGCAACCAGAGCAGAGAAGGAAACATGAACCAATCTGTGGTGTGTTTTTTCAGACTGAATTACCAAAAGCAACTCACCAATTCAGGAAGTAAAAGGCACTAGAGGAATCGGGTTTCAAGCTGAGTTATTTGTTCTCTGACTTCTGGTTTGCCTGTTCTTTGTGGATGCAGAAAAGTGGGAGGCCATCTATGGTAGATGTGTGCTTTTCAGCAGTTTTAAACTGGAATAAAGGGCAATTGCTCAGCTCTCTTATCTTCCCCCTTGTATGGGTTTCCTTATCTGATTCTGAGATTTGGGGGCCCTTCCTTGATTCATCAGTAAAACAGGCCTTCTGGTCTGTTCTCACAACAGGCATTCAGTATTTGAATGGAGGCTGGTGGCACAGTGAGAGGGACCTGGCTTGTGTTGTGAGGACAGGCGCGGTCTGCTCTGAAGGGCCTCTCGGGGTTTCACGTCACACAGGCAGTCTGCCATGTGGAATGACCAACACGGCGCCTCAAGCCCAGGGCAAAAAGAGCAATCTCATAAAGAAGGACGAAGTGTAGATGCCTTCACCACAGTGCCTGTTCCGTCCATCCCCCCACAGCCTTGTGTCCTGTGACAAGTGGCAGCAGCACAGTCAGGCAAGCTGGAAAGACCAAGACAGCCATACGTGTTTGCCCACAGCTCAGAGATGTTTGTACTAAGGGTTTTTTCTGGGTATATTCTCTTCTTCTTGTGACTGTTGTCATCCTGTGACATACAGCCACTGCCTGTAGACCCCAGATGCCATAGGACTCTCCAAGATAACTATAACAATCACTTAGATACGCACCCATATGCACCATCAGCAACTGATCAGAAATAGACCACATCCCACACTTTCCCTTAGATTAACAAGGGCAAACACGATGGCAGACATCCAAGAACAGAAAGGAGAGAGCTCTCCCAGAGACTCCAGGCCACACTGAGGAAAGGCAGGCCATCTGAGTCTTGGGGATCCACAGAGAGATGAGGGAGAGGGGATGTTCAAGCCAGCAGGCCACACATGTCCTTCTGTTAAATGTTtcccccttctccaaccccccaaCACCCGGGATGGAGTGGGAACCCAAGCTCCCTCAGCAAGGCCCCAGAAGctcagaggcttaatcctctcGGGGCCCTACTGCTATACTTGGTGTCCCTACAAGCCCCAAGTTTCTGGCAGTGGTTATTCCAATCATATTTACTTTTCCAGAGAGCACAGCGTTCTGAGAGTTTTTCCTGAGCATCTGTTGTGTTGGCTGGTTCTGCGCTGGGGGCTGGGAGACCTCAACGTTTCTCAGATCTAGGAGGGCAGGGGCCCCCTGAATCCTGTCATAAAtcttgggaaaggaagaaaatgtgatCGTATTCCaacagaactagaaaaataaatactaaaagcaAACTGGAAGCCTATGGGAGGGAGTGACAACTTCTTCTTGAGAAAAGACCCAGAGAGGGGGAGGTACGAAGTGCTTCCTGGGGCCAATGATGGAGCAGCATGGACAGGACAAAAGGAGCAAGGGGTAGGAACCGGATCAGGGGGCTTTGAATAGACAACCGAGACACACAGACTGTCCCCCAGGGTGATGAGGGGTTTCAGCAGATCCCCAGACCATGCACAGACGCTTCAGAAAGGGCAGGGCTGGAGGGGGGCAGCAATCCAGGCTGGAGGGACAAGCTAGGGCAAACACGGGAGTGCAAGAGGGAAAGAGGATTTGAAGGACACGGCAGAGATAAAATCAGCAATACCTACTGACCCGTGGCCCAGAAATCTAGTGTGGCTGTCAGTGTGAATctgcctccctttccccctcacaCCCCCCAGCCCTCACAGAGACTCCActgggaaatagaaaagaaacaggatGTTCTATTCCAATGAGTCACCAGGCCCTGGACTTTCTGGCCTATTCTcaagcccctccccaccacctctcctGGCCCCCAAGGCTCTCCTCCCTCCACTTCCCACCCAAGCACAGGCTGAAGGCCTCAGAACAAGATTTCCTTCCTCCCTGTGGAATTCTGCCAGCTATTCATGGGATATTTGAAACATGCCTCCAGGCTTTTGCAAGAAGGAGTCTCTGCTATCCCATTTtagggatgaggaaactgagatcccAAGGAGGCAAGCACTCTCCCAAGGCCACCTAGCACCACCTCCTCCAGTTAAAGAACCTCTCCACCCCTCTGGTATACACAGGCATCCATGGGCACAGGGAGCTGGAGACTCAAAGCTTGGATAAGAAACCCTGACCCAGTTACCAAGGAAATATTTAATTCAACACAGCCCGGAAAGTGGGGCTTCTGCAGGTCCCAGAGCTCAGTCTGCCCTGGAGATGGGCTGGGAAGATCGCTGGAGCCTTTGGGGGCCAGCCTGGGGCCTCATCCCTCTTCTCCCTGAGCCCCTGGACTGTCCCACAGAGGCCCAGAGCCCCCATGGTACACAGAGAGCCCTCTCTGGGCGGGGCCACATGCAAACCCTAAATCCTCCCTCAGAGCCTGGGTCTGGAGCTTTCTTTCCCTACTACCCTTGGAGCACCACAGGTCCCGCCCAGGTTCCCCCAGCGCACAACTGGCCCTCCAGCACCAGGCAGAAGGCACCTGTGTCAAGCATTCACTTCTTGTCAGAGACGAAGGTCCCAGGGCAGTGCAGACACACGCctggctgctccctctcccacctgtgTTAGTCAGGAGCCTCTTCATGAAAGCTTCTTAGCGCGTTTTATTTTCTTGCATCAAGGCATAAGTGAATTGACCTTGCAGCCTCATATTGCCTTCTCTCCAAATACAAGGGCATTGCCGGCCCCTCCCAGCTAGACCCCTGGCCAGTACGTCGGAAGACAGCCCTTCAGAAAGCCCTGAACATCTTCTGTGCGTCCACGTGCACCAACATTCCCTGGGAGTTACAGGCACCAGGCGACATCTGTCCCCAAAGGAGACCCCTGCTCTCACCCCGTTACCCTCCAGTGTGCGCAGGGCCACCCCCAGTGGCCCTCGGTTCTCTCCTCATCGTACCCGGGGGCATAGTATGCAGAAGCAGCCCAGTAGGAGCGGGGCACCCTCCCCAGCGTTTCCTGCAGAGAGGCGCCCCTCTGCAGGGGAGCACAGGGGCCCACAAGTCCAGAGTCCCAGGGACAGTAGGTAGGGCAGGCCTGGGCTGCCATTCACAGGTGTCAGCGGCGGCCTCGGTGGGCATGGTGGGCGTGGTGGTGGGcgtggtgctggtggtggtggtggtggaggccCGCATGGTGCGTATGAGACATGTGGCCAGGATGATGGAAGTGGCGAAGGTGTCCCAGGTGGCCCTGGCGCGGGAAGAAGCAAGGCTGGGCCCAGCGGACGCGGTTTCTCCTGGCAGCCGGTCGGTTCCTCTCCACATCCACCCGGAGGTCCTGCTGTCCGCGGCACAGGCAggcggccagcagcagcagcaggaggatgGCCACAGCAGCACCAATGATCAAACCCACGAGGCCTAGCATCTGGAAGCTGGACGGTCCTTCCATTCGGCAGCTCCttgctgcttcctccccttcGGCAGCCTCTGCTCTGCCTTCACAGTCCCGGGACCTTGTTGTCTCGGCTCCCGCGGACTGGAGAACAGCCAGGGAATGTGGGCGCAGCCTCTTTGGGCCGGAGCTGCCTGCCAAGTGTGAGGCCAAGCGACTGTTAACTCTGGGGAGGTCCATGGGGACACTGGGTGGGAACAGAGGAGGCATCAAGCAGGGCTGTGGAAGGAAGAGCCCTGAGATTGGGGACAAGAGGTCCAGGCCCCCCATCTCTGCCACCTGGCCAAATGACCAGGccagcccccttccctccctggccTCAGCAGCCGCCACTCTTAGATAGGACAACATAGCGAGTAAGAATGTGGGTTGTGGAACAACACAACTCATTAGCTCTGTGACTGTgcacaagttacttaacttctctgtgctttgatttcctcatctgcaaaatggccaGTAAGAGTACTTTCCCGCATACACAGGGTTTTCTAAGGACTCAAGGGGTTAAGATTTACAAAGTGCTTACTAGTCCCTGACACATGTTTTCCTTCAATATTACTGCAGTGGAGTGTGGCCCCCGGGAGACCTCAGCCTTTGAGAGTCTCTGGCTCCCTGTCCTGCTACCTGAGTCCTCCGGGACAGGGACAGGCCCTATGGAATGAATTGTGCTGTACTTCAGGAGCTCAGTGAGGTACTGCGGGCAGATTTGCATCATTGGGCAAGTTGAACCCTGTCTCTAGGTCCTCGTTGCCGCCACGTCTGGGTGTTAGCCCACGctcaggaggcaggaaggaggctgCTGAGCTCACAGAGGCCAGACCCCATCCTGCCTCCCGGCACCCGTTCACCAGTCTCGACTGTTGAAAAGCCACTTCTGCCGTGGGCTTGTCAGCTCAGAGATGTTCTCATCCTCAAAGCTCCTCTGCACATGCAGCTCTGCATCTCA
It encodes:
- the SPAAR gene encoding small regulatory polypeptide of amino acid response → METAVIGVVAVLFVVTVAITCLLCCFSCDSRAQDPQGVPGHSFTVATFRQEASLFTGPGRHAQPAAAVGARDFWTFM
- the HRCT1 gene encoding histidine-rich carboxyl terminus protein 1 codes for the protein MEGPSSFQMLGLVGLIIGAAVAILLLLLLAACLCRGQQDLRVDVERNRPAARRNRVRWAQPCFFPRQGHLGHLRHFHHPGHMSHTHHAGLHHHHHQHHAHHHAHHAHRGRR